CACCAAATCTTCCACAAAGCAGTGAATCAGGATAGTTATGAAACACACCTGAACTTAGGTTGCAAGGTCAATGTTTCGATAAGTGGTATACAGTAGGTCTctctatttaaatattatttataaataagctGATTTTTGGCCTTGTTTATGCCCCTGTCAAACTGTGTACATATGATGAGAGGATGTGACTGTTGCTGTCCCTGAAATTGCATAATTTCCTGTTAAATGAGAGACAGGAAGAACCTTCTTATTGCAGAGTGTAATGTATTGAGGTCAATGTCAGCAGATACAATTTCAGTTTTGAAgcttatatatactgtacatatgtctttgtatatttctgtttgcaatCACATGTTTgacacatgacacacacacacacagcatggcTGAAGCCATTTCCTACCCAGACTGGCTGCTGTCTGTGTTTTTTGCACCATACATCAAATTGAAACCACAGAAACAACTTTTAACAAGACAATCTGTAAACTTTGCTTTCTTTGCTCTCTTTATGTCCTGACATCTAACATCTgctaagacaaattaaatttactaggtttttattttaattttaattttatttaaaaatcacatGAGACAACACGAGACAAGCAGCACGAgacaaaatgcattcaaattatATTCCTAAGCAAAAgacatttatatttcagttaaaaagtatttttgttttgtttacaaattCATAGATTACATATAACCATAAtcataatcaataaaaaaaaaagtttattttattctttcaaCCGTTCACTGTATAACTGACAGTAGTGGTGACATCAGCCTGAAACAGAACCACAATTACAATGCCACATTGTTTGAATATTTTGATTATGGACATACTGACTAACTGGAATATAATTaagaaaaagtaattaaaattgaATGCAGTCATTAAGCATTTCCATGTGTTATGTACATTGGCATAACATTAAGCTGACTCTGAAAGCTACAGATAAAGGAGGGCTTACCACTGATTTATCCAGCACAATGTGGGTGATTCTGTCttaaatgaacaataataattCATGTTACAACGGATATATAATTATTTGACTATAATAACTTGGAGGGCGATAAAGCATGTAAATCATACCTTTCTgctggtgcttgtgcaactgtgCACCCAGAATAATGATCACAATCACAgataaacagtttgaagatgCTAAAACTACTGCAATTTTGCTCCATGGTGTTTCTGTAGATATGAAAAAGGCATCATATGTCAAAGATATTAGTGATAAAACCATTATTAATcccattattaatatatatatatatatatatatattagcaaatTTAATGGATACCTAGCCTTGGCAAATCAGGTTTTCTTGCATCTCCAAACAGTATCTCTCCACATGCGGCCACAGCGCAGTAGTAAATCCCAGCATCAGAGAGACTGAGGTTCCTCTTGGGCAGGCTGTAGATACATTTGTGTGCAGTAGAGTTCACATCAGATCTCCTCTCACATTGAGCGTTCCTGCGCTCCTGAGTGAATATAATTCCTGGAGGAGATTCTCCAGATTCACGTCTGAACCAGTAGACGTTGTGTTCTCCTGCACAGCTCTGAGTGAGGACAGTGCACTGCAGCGCCACTGCAGAGTCTTCTGGATGCACTGGATCTGTGGCAGGTGTCTGATGGTCAGACTGCATGTTCAGTTGTttgcctaaaaacatttttttttttacattttcagttatttatttagcatAAATATACAACATGTAACAAATTCTGTGACTGTTAATCTTACCTTTAACAACGAGATCAGTGACTTTTTCAAATTTGAAATCGtataaatatttaacacaataGTATGCTGCAGTGTCTGATTCTTCTGTGTTTGTGATCCTCAGATTAAAACTGCTGTCATTTTTCGCTGCAAAAAAGCGGTTATGTGTGTCAAAGTCATTCTCAAATTTGGCAGGTAAACCCTGATATGATTTTACGATCGGAAGGGGGTTCTCTCCAACTTTTTGTTTGACCCAAACCATGGTGGGTCTTGTATCTCTTTGAAAAATACAGGCGAAATTAACACTGTCTCCAGCTTGAACAATCTTCAGATGATTCTGAGCCACAACGTCTGCATTATTTGATCTGCCTAAATGAAATCAGTATGAATAGAAATAGGTGAGAGGATACTTAGTTTTGCTTTCTTTTAAGAACAATCATTTAGCAAAGTTAAAATAGGTAAGAATTTAGTCACAAAATACTTACCCTTTGAAATGttaagaattaaaatgaaaaaatgaagcaTTTTAAAGAATTGTCTACAAACGTCTACAAATGGAAATCTCTAGCAAGAGAGGGGGAAGAAAACACATATCCAAATGTAAAATATCACTACTActactgataaaaaaatattcatatattttctataatataattaataattaatttgttttaaaactgTATACTTACAGGCATAATTAAATATCATGCTGCGGCTGTACCATATAACTCATCAGAGAGGTTTTATGTCCCTCCTTGATAGTGAGACTGAAAGAGAGAAACACAAAGAGGCTTGCCTTTATATAAGCCACACTTCTCTATGCTAATGAACAACAACTTTAACATtattctaagtgtgtgtgtgtgtgtgtgtgtttgcttgctcttgtttttgtgacatatcaggacacaactctgtataatgacatgagtatgacacaggtattacaaggagagggtgacttatgaggacataacccatgtcttcatttttcaaaacacttataaatcatacagaatgagttttttttttggagaaagtaaaaatgcacaaagtttcctgtgagggttagggttggtgagggccgatagaatatacagtttctacagtataaaaaccattacgcctatgggatgtctccacttttcacaaaaacaaacatgtgtgtgtgtgtgtgtgtgtgtgtgtgtgtgtatgtgtgtgtacagtacatatatactTACATAAAGACATGGTGGTGGAGGCCTCATCAAGTGTTTTTGCACTGGAGCCCAAAACATCCCTAGTTATGCAGTGGAATACAATCTGGGCTTTAAGCCATTATTACCACAAAATACAGACTCCACAAAGTCAGCATATGCCCATGTAAAGACACATGACACCAACTAGAGCACCAGTCATAAGAGAAGACAATGAACATAATTTCCTGTAGAGTGACTGGCAGGAAGAAGCTGCTCAGTACAGAATGAGAACTGCTTTGGTGAACATCAGCAGAGAAACATTTATCCTTTGACATGATTGTCAGCactgaatacatttaaattctaaagcattctaaattctaaattgaaaatttgtttatttaatagataaggtatatataatatatttgtactatatttttcaagtgttttattaatataaaataatttgatcTGAAAAAGAATTCTCCaaatatgtatactgtatgtagagTGCACACTTTAGCTGTTTAACTATTTGTTAAATAACCCACCACACTGAGATGTTTAGTTTGTGGGTTCAGATGTTTTTGTGCACCTTTTTGC
The genomic region above belongs to Carassius carassius chromosome 3, fCarCar2.1, whole genome shotgun sequence and contains:
- the LOC132128631 gene encoding uncharacterized protein LOC132128631, which codes for MPRFPFVDVCRQFFKMLHFFILILNISKGRSNNADVVAQNHLKIVQAGDSVNFACIFQRDTRPTMVWVKQKVGENPLPIVKSYQGLPAKFENDFDTHNRFFAAKNDSSFNLRITNTEESDTAAYYCVKYLYDFKFEKVTDLVVKGKINSHRICYMLYIYAKYPVHPEDSAVALQCTVLTQSCAGEHNVYWFRRESGESPPGIIFTQERRNAQCERRSDVNSTAHKCIYSLPKRNLSLSDAGIYYCAVAACGEILFGDARKPDLPRLVAQAPAERHTTLQQSLIDMLHPGDSVSLQCSIFTESCAEEHSVYLFRQSSRDSQGEIYTKGEINGQCENSTESQTQSCVYSLFKRNVSQSDAGIYYCAVAACGDILFGKGTELIP